Proteins encoded in a region of the Flavobacterium sp. MDT1-60 genome:
- a CDS encoding family 43 glycosylhydrolase — MLKKKLLYSLIILVFTGTIFAQKDVDVNSPGAGNPVLPGWFADPTIKKFGDTYYIYATTDNEMLASGAPTVWYSKDFKNWYNYIMEIPSFSAKSITNFWAPDIVQGDDGKYYLYFGNCEIGCNIYGYVSDSPVGPWKKLSDQDVPVISNGYPREGFPSLDAQFFKDADGKIYGYWGTWVHYNGGYAVGELNKKTMSDMIHSANIPLAQTPAPFEAAYMMKKGSKYILMYSGASCHDETYNVRYSYSDSPYGPFTPGKNNPILSTNEDKTVHGPGHHSILQEKDDYYIVYHKHDYPMTRGGLARQVCIDKMIFQNDSTIKTVVPSNKGIYDLVKSEVPQDIAFGTKTTASSFYHLKSTQYDYEYKPSYATDDNNATMWKAADNTTPQYLIVDLGSEKKIKRVMTQFEFASYYYQYKLEYSLNGTKWQQYADKSKNRTAGSPMIDDNDVTARYIKLTVLATEKTGLYPAVWNIKVYSSLFEIPLPVQNKASNIAPAVKSTKKLLVDLDASKMANNSDLNTISNKGSIGGIFTRSGDISLENSEGIKAFNFKNGAFTLDKTVPKSLAWNGSYTVATWVKNPEIEKEGEILASWCDRTAFSLANSYNALAYNSGNYGAGVHLDGHFDMKFNKIPEANKWHYIVLTFDGVVEKVYVDGILDNSQNMLLSSAIDKAKIIIGGSDIGENFSGFIASLRLYDYALNQKDLLQLMKQTKPKIE, encoded by the coding sequence ATGCTGAAAAAGAAACTATTATACAGTCTTATCATACTTGTTTTTACAGGAACCATTTTTGCTCAAAAGGATGTTGATGTAAATTCTCCCGGTGCAGGAAATCCTGTTTTACCTGGCTGGTTTGCTGACCCCACTATTAAAAAGTTTGGAGATACTTATTACATCTACGCTACTACTGATAACGAAATGCTGGCATCTGGAGCACCGACAGTCTGGTATAGCAAAGACTTTAAAAATTGGTACAATTATATTATGGAAATCCCGTCGTTTTCGGCCAAATCCATAACTAATTTTTGGGCTCCTGATATTGTTCAGGGAGATGATGGTAAGTATTATTTGTATTTTGGAAACTGTGAAATAGGCTGTAATATTTATGGTTATGTTTCCGATTCGCCTGTTGGTCCCTGGAAAAAATTAAGCGATCAGGATGTTCCGGTAATTTCAAACGGATATCCCAGAGAAGGTTTTCCATCTTTGGACGCACAGTTTTTTAAAGATGCCGATGGTAAAATTTATGGCTATTGGGGAACCTGGGTGCATTACAATGGAGGATATGCCGTGGGAGAATTGAATAAAAAAACAATGAGTGATATGATTCATTCAGCCAATATACCGCTAGCACAAACTCCGGCACCTTTTGAAGCTGCTTATATGATGAAGAAAGGTTCTAAATACATCCTGATGTACTCCGGAGCTTCTTGTCATGATGAAACCTACAATGTCCGTTACTCTTATTCCGATTCGCCTTACGGGCCTTTTACGCCAGGAAAAAATAATCCGATTTTGAGTACCAATGAAGATAAAACGGTGCATGGTCCCGGGCATCATTCTATCTTACAGGAAAAAGATGATTACTATATTGTATATCACAAACACGATTATCCTATGACCAGAGGCGGGCTAGCCAGACAGGTTTGTATCGATAAAATGATTTTTCAAAACGATTCGACAATTAAAACGGTTGTACCTTCAAATAAAGGAATATATGATTTGGTAAAGTCTGAAGTTCCTCAGGATATTGCTTTTGGAACAAAAACTACTGCTTCTTCTTTTTATCATTTAAAATCTACTCAGTACGATTATGAATATAAACCTTCTTATGCTACTGATGATAATAATGCCACAATGTGGAAAGCAGCTGATAATACAACTCCTCAATACTTAATTGTCGATTTGGGTTCAGAAAAAAAGATAAAAAGGGTAATGACCCAATTTGAATTTGCCAGTTATTATTACCAATATAAATTGGAGTATTCTTTGAACGGAACTAAATGGCAGCAGTATGCTGATAAATCTAAAAATCGTACAGCGGGAAGTCCAATGATTGATGATAACGATGTGACGGCACGATATATAAAACTAACCGTTTTAGCGACCGAAAAAACAGGACTTTATCCTGCAGTCTGGAACATCAAAGTATATAGTTCCTTATTTGAAATTCCATTACCAGTACAAAATAAAGCATCCAATATAGCTCCTGCAGTAAAAAGTACGAAGAAACTTTTAGTTGATTTAGACGCAAGTAAAATGGCTAACAATTCAGATCTAAACACCATTTCTAATAAAGGTTCTATTGGTGGAATTTTTACAAGAAGCGGCGATATCTCTTTAGAAAATTCTGAAGGGATCAAAGCCTTCAATTTCAAAAATGGCGCTTTTACTTTGGATAAAACAGTGCCAAAATCCTTGGCCTGGAATGGCTCTTATACAGTAGCCACCTGGGTTAAAAATCCTGAAATTGAAAAAGAAGGGGAAATTCTGGCTTCATGGTGTGACAGAACTGCGTTTAGTTTAGCCAATTCATACAATGCTTTGGCTTACAATAGTGGTAATTATGGTGCAGGAGTACATTTAGACGGTCATTTTGATATGAAGTTTAATAAAATACCCGAAGCGAATAAATGGCATTATATTGTTTTAACTTTTGATGGAGTTGTTGAGAAGGTGTATGTAGATGGTATTTTAGATAATTCGCAGAACATGCTATTATCTTCGGCAATTGATAAAGCCAAAATTATAATTGGAGGATCAGATATTGGTGAAAATTTCTCTGGTTTTATTGCCTCATTACGCTTGTATGATTATGCTTTGAATCAGAAAGACTTACTTCAACTGATGAAACAGACAAAACCTAAAATAGAATAA
- a CDS encoding beta-galactosidase trimerization domain-containing protein, giving the protein MELQPGQVNWGSINPQPLPGSIRMWLWHVFAGGSKFACTYRFRAPLYGYEQFHYGIVGTDGVTPTVGGIEFSQFIKEIDTLRKKYDAKAVLPDYYLKRKTGILFNADNVMGIELNKQTKEWNTIGHFLKYYKATKSMGAPVDFVRDTTNFSNYPFLIVPAYQMIDQNMIDKLTLYAKNGGNLIMSCRSGIQNRKGHLWEAKFYEPMWNLIGSQIESYDLLMPQSPGIIKFDNREFGWTSWGDLLKPNKETEIWGTYDGDFYSGTPAIISRNLGKGTVTYIGVDSKNGELEKQVLRKLYQKQNTPIENYPEGIMVEYRDGFGIAVNYSDKIYNVNLPKSAKIIIGTTAIKTADVLVWKY; this is encoded by the coding sequence ATGGAACTGCAGCCGGGACAAGTAAACTGGGGAAGTATCAATCCGCAGCCATTACCGGGAAGTATCCGTATGTGGCTGTGGCATGTTTTTGCAGGAGGCAGTAAATTTGCATGTACATATCGTTTTCGGGCTCCTTTGTATGGTTATGAGCAATTTCATTATGGTATTGTCGGTACAGATGGCGTTACACCAACTGTTGGAGGTATAGAATTCAGTCAGTTTATAAAAGAAATTGATACATTAAGAAAAAAGTATGATGCCAAAGCAGTATTACCCGATTACTATTTAAAACGTAAAACCGGAATTTTATTCAATGCGGATAATGTGATGGGCATTGAGTTAAACAAGCAAACAAAAGAGTGGAATACCATAGGACATTTTTTAAAATATTATAAAGCAACAAAATCGATGGGTGCGCCAGTTGATTTTGTTCGGGATACAACAAATTTCTCAAATTACCCTTTTTTGATAGTGCCTGCTTATCAAATGATTGATCAAAATATGATTGATAAACTGACTTTGTATGCTAAAAACGGAGGAAATTTAATCATGAGCTGTCGATCCGGAATTCAAAATCGTAAAGGCCATCTTTGGGAAGCAAAATTCTATGAACCAATGTGGAATTTAATAGGTTCTCAAATAGAATCATATGATTTGTTAATGCCACAGTCTCCGGGTATAATAAAATTTGATAATCGGGAATTTGGCTGGACAAGTTGGGGAGATTTATTAAAGCCAAATAAAGAGACAGAAATTTGGGGAACTTATGACGGCGATTTTTATTCAGGAACTCCCGCTATTATTTCACGTAATTTAGGTAAAGGAACAGTTACCTACATTGGCGTAGATTCCAAAAATGGCGAACTTGAAAAACAAGTATTAAGAAAATTATACCAAAAACAAAATACGCCTATAGAAAATTATCCTGAAGGAATTATGGTAGAGTATCGCGATGGATTTGGTATCGCAGTCAATTATTCAGATAAAATCTACAATGTCAATTTACCAAAAAGTGCTAAAATTATTATTGGAACTACAGCAATAAAAACTGCTGATGTACTGGTTTGGAAATATTAA
- a CDS encoding beta-galactosidase yields the protein MKQKSKKHLFYKIIFILFGILTSLNSSAQNFDKYFPKKDLTTVGVYYYPEHWDQSQWDRDLKKIAEMGFEFTHFGEFAWAQLEPQEGVYDFKWLDKAVGIAAKYNLKIVMCTSTATPPVWLVRQHPDILATYEDGTKTDHGSRQHASFSSNYYRAYSLKMIEQLAKRYGNNKNIIGWQVDNEPSRFLDYGPDALQRYRNWLKEKYVTIDALNEAWGNNFWSGIYSNFDQINIPLHKEWGMNLHSQLDHYRFADQETATFLDSQALTIRKYITRDQWITSNYRSNYDESFVGMSKELDFDCYTRYLVYGGSPGIGPKGYRLGDYTSIGMSNDFFSTFKRNVWLYGTAAGTSKLGKYQSAAITGKYPYVAVACFCRRQ from the coding sequence ATGAAGCAAAAATCAAAAAAACACCTTTTCTATAAAATAATATTTATTTTATTTGGAATACTTACCAGTTTAAATTCCAGTGCTCAAAATTTTGACAAATACTTTCCAAAAAAAGACCTGACAACAGTAGGAGTATATTATTACCCTGAACATTGGGACCAGAGTCAGTGGGATCGTGATTTGAAAAAAATTGCTGAAATGGGTTTCGAGTTTACCCATTTTGGCGAATTTGCATGGGCACAATTAGAACCACAAGAAGGTGTTTATGATTTTAAATGGCTGGACAAAGCTGTTGGTATTGCTGCAAAATATAATTTAAAAATTGTCATGTGTACCTCAACGGCTACTCCTCCAGTTTGGCTGGTTCGCCAGCATCCGGATATATTGGCTACTTATGAAGACGGCACTAAAACAGATCACGGTTCAAGACAACATGCGTCATTTTCAAGTAATTATTATCGCGCCTATTCTTTAAAAATGATTGAACAATTGGCGAAAAGATATGGCAACAATAAAAATATTATTGGTTGGCAGGTAGATAATGAGCCTTCGCGTTTTCTGGATTATGGACCAGATGCACTGCAACGCTATCGCAATTGGTTAAAAGAAAAATATGTAACTATTGATGCTTTAAATGAAGCCTGGGGAAACAATTTCTGGAGTGGAATTTACAGCAATTTTGACCAGATTAATATTCCGCTGCACAAGGAATGGGGAATGAATTTACACTCCCAATTAGATCATTATCGATTTGCAGATCAGGAAACGGCAACATTTCTGGATAGTCAGGCGCTTACCATACGCAAATACATAACCAGAGACCAATGGATTACTTCTAATTACAGATCCAATTATGATGAAAGCTTTGTTGGAATGAGCAAGGAATTGGATTTTGACTGTTATACACGGTATTTAGTTTACGGAGGAAGTCCTGGAATTGGTCCGAAAGGATATCGCTTAGGAGACTATACCAGTATCGGAATGTCTAATGATTTTTTTTCGACCTTTAAAAGGAATGTATGGTTGTATGGAACTGCAGCCGGGACAAGTAAACTGGGGAAGTATCAATCCGCAGCCATTACCGGGAAGTATCCGTATGTGGCTGTGGCATGTTTTTGCAGGAGGCAGTAA